In a genomic window of Aggregatimonas sangjinii:
- a CDS encoding tyrosine-type recombinase/integrase: MIYEKYSFVFDQHRNKNVILVRFDYDKEVLQSFRARFPSAKWSRTKKCWYLPDLPALRKLLGLREKTVDEKKLEGVSEHNQKAYLQMHHQLGLKGYSVNTKRIYLAEFAHLLKLIKQVPVDQLNAKKIKDYFLYCLNKEGMRERKLNGKINAIKFYFEQVLHRERMFFDIPRPKKPITLPKMLSKAQVKRLFENTANLKHAMALKLCYGMGLRVSEVVRLKLEHVDSSRMVVLIAGAKGKKDRYVPLPKSLLPQLRDYYKHYKPKLYLLEGQYGGPYSKSSVQQVFKKAMRKARIHKKIGVHGLRHSYATHLLESGADMRFIQELLGHDSIKTTQIYTKVTPRSLSTIASPLNSL; this comes from the coding sequence GTGATATACGAAAAGTACAGCTTTGTTTTTGACCAACACCGCAATAAAAATGTGATTTTGGTACGGTTTGATTACGATAAGGAAGTGCTGCAAAGTTTTAGAGCGCGCTTTCCCAGTGCAAAATGGAGCCGGACTAAAAAATGCTGGTACCTTCCTGATCTTCCTGCGCTGCGAAAGCTACTGGGTCTTCGAGAAAAAACCGTTGATGAAAAAAAGCTGGAGGGGGTATCGGAGCACAATCAAAAAGCGTACTTACAAATGCACCATCAGCTTGGGTTAAAAGGCTACAGTGTTAATACCAAACGAATCTATCTTGCCGAATTCGCCCATCTCTTAAAATTGATCAAACAGGTGCCCGTCGACCAATTGAATGCAAAAAAGATTAAAGACTATTTTTTGTACTGTCTGAACAAGGAAGGCATGCGTGAACGTAAGCTTAACGGTAAAATAAATGCCATAAAATTCTATTTTGAGCAGGTACTGCATCGGGAACGAATGTTCTTCGATATTCCCAGGCCTAAAAAGCCGATCACCCTACCAAAAATGCTCAGCAAGGCACAGGTAAAACGATTATTCGAAAACACGGCCAACCTAAAGCATGCCATGGCGCTAAAACTGTGTTACGGGATGGGGCTTCGGGTGTCCGAAGTGGTACGCCTGAAACTGGAACATGTCGATAGCAGTAGAATGGTGGTACTGATCGCCGGGGCAAAAGGAAAGAAAGATCGCTATGTGCCCCTACCAAAAAGCTTGCTGCCGCAACTGCGCGACTATTACAAACATTACAAACCTAAACTGTATTTGCTGGAAGGCCAATACGGCGGACCCTATTCTAAAAGTTCGGTGCAGCAGGTCTTTAAAAAGGCCATGCGCAAGGCGCGTATCCATAAAAAAATAGGGGTTCATGGTCTGAGACATAGCTATGCAACGCATCTGCTCGAATCCGGGGCCGATATGCGTTTCATACAGGAACTGTTGGGGCACGACTCCATAAAGACCACACAAATCTATACAAAGGTCACACCGCGCAGCCTGTCTACGATTGCGAGTCCGTTAAATAGTTTGTAA
- a CDS encoding type II toxin-antitoxin system RelE/ParE family toxin → MIISFGAKDTERIWKGIRVKKMPLEIQSIGRRKLRMLNNSQDIADLRIPPSNRLEKLTGKLKEYHSIRINRQWRIMFIWNNGNASEVEIIDYH, encoded by the coding sequence ATGATTATCTCCTTTGGAGCGAAAGACACCGAACGGATTTGGAAAGGTATCAGGGTTAAAAAAATGCCGCTCGAAATCCAAAGTATCGGACGTCGGAAATTGAGAATGTTGAACAACTCACAGGACATTGCCGACTTACGCATCCCTCCATCGAACCGTCTTGAAAAGCTTACCGGAAAATTGAAGGAATACCATAGCATCCGAATCAATAGGCAGTGGAGGATTATGTTCATCTGGAACAACGGAAACGCAAGCGAAGTGGAAATAATCGATTATCATTAA
- a CDS encoding IS110 family transposase has translation MKQEHTAVPKLFIGIDIHKRSWKIHCSTDISGGKTFSMPPEPEILLNHVEKYYPDFDVSTAYEAGCCGYSAHRCFESYGWRSLVVNPADVHRKGKEKHTKTDRIDAQLIARELKDGRLDGIHVPDMEREQLRSLFRRRNDLVKDYRRIKSLIKSQLLYFGIAVPAEFDNSHWSHNFRNWLDALAFEYSPARATLDSRMRQFRFVDQDLRDVSTQLRRFCKTYYRKDYKLLRSIPGIGGIVACGILCELGDLRRFRSLKHLSGYVGLAPGIHQSGDNLRTTGITRRAHRLIRSYFIEASWQAVRTDPVMQAYYRKHSGRNVKSIIVKVARKLLSRTLAVIKTEVPYTIGVIE, from the coding sequence ATGAAACAGGAACACACTGCAGTACCTAAGTTATTCATTGGTATCGATATTCACAAGCGAAGTTGGAAGATACATTGCTCGACCGATATTTCCGGGGGCAAGACTTTTTCGATGCCACCCGAGCCTGAAATACTTCTAAACCATGTTGAGAAGTATTACCCTGATTTCGATGTTTCGACAGCCTATGAAGCGGGTTGCTGCGGATATTCCGCGCACCGATGTTTCGAGAGCTATGGATGGCGTTCCTTGGTAGTGAATCCTGCCGATGTGCATAGAAAGGGCAAGGAGAAGCATACCAAGACGGATAGGATAGATGCGCAGCTCATAGCAAGGGAGCTCAAGGATGGTCGTTTGGATGGCATCCATGTCCCGGATATGGAGCGGGAACAGTTGCGCAGCCTTTTCCGCAGAAGGAACGATCTGGTCAAGGATTACCGTCGCATAAAGAGCTTGATAAAATCCCAGCTGCTTTATTTTGGTATTGCCGTCCCTGCAGAGTTCGACAATAGCCACTGGAGTCATAATTTTCGCAACTGGCTTGATGCTTTGGCGTTCGAGTATTCGCCCGCGCGGGCGACCCTTGACAGTCGCATGCGCCAATTCCGTTTCGTGGATCAAGATCTACGTGACGTATCAACACAACTACGCAGGTTTTGTAAGACCTATTACAGGAAGGATTATAAGTTGCTCAGGAGTATTCCGGGCATTGGCGGCATCGTTGCCTGTGGTATTCTTTGTGAATTGGGTGACTTGAGAAGATTTAGAAGTCTGAAACACTTGTCGGGCTATGTAGGTTTGGCACCTGGCATTCATCAAAGTGGCGATAATCTGCGCACGACCGGTATCACTAGAAGGGCACACCGTCTCATACGCAGCTATTTCATAGAGGCCTCATGGCAGGCGGTACGGACCGACCCTGTGATGCAGGCGTATTATAGAAAGCATTCAGGAAGAAACGTGAAGAGCATCATCGTAAAAGTAGCGAGAAAGCTGCTTAGTAGAACATTAGCGGTTATCAAGACCGAAGTGCCTTATACGATAGGAGTCATTGAATAA
- a CDS encoding DKNYY domain-containing protein, translating into MMKNLLKILFAPLLWLFHSCSPLGNPVDPEKSDSHYYNNSKSEIRYSPMGNWFELGNTGMHADVESFEVFNRWLGRDKDQLFYEAYAVTNLPIDLATFRVKDEDYMAHIGFDSNFVYAFDKVYEGDAYRGRATIIDGADPKTYVQTDIDWANDGKLHFFRNHKIEADFDSFQPLNDYFAKDSSRAYVRNDNCFESFGADVASLELLGESSHTIDKKNVYWLPFFTENASNPIALPYADKAEVEILNPYFLRVADTIYYDGQARPDIDNQSFEIIDHSYAKDATHVYYKDNIVENADVATFRRLEGSYKYIDKNGTYHEGRLEEK; encoded by the coding sequence ATGATGAAAAATCTTTTGAAAATACTCTTCGCCCCATTACTATGGCTGTTTCATAGCTGCAGCCCGTTGGGCAACCCTGTAGACCCGGAAAAATCGGATAGTCATTACTACAACAATTCGAAAAGCGAAATTCGATACAGCCCCATGGGCAATTGGTTCGAGTTGGGCAACACTGGCATGCACGCCGATGTAGAAAGTTTTGAAGTGTTCAATAGATGGTTGGGCCGGGATAAAGACCAACTGTTTTACGAAGCCTATGCCGTGACCAACCTGCCCATTGATCTTGCTACCTTTAGGGTCAAGGATGAGGATTATATGGCCCACATCGGTTTCGACAGCAATTTCGTATATGCCTTTGACAAAGTCTATGAAGGGGATGCCTACCGTGGCAGGGCAACCATCATCGATGGTGCCGATCCGAAAACCTACGTTCAAACGGACATCGATTGGGCCAATGACGGAAAACTACATTTTTTTAGGAACCATAAGATCGAGGCGGATTTCGACAGTTTTCAACCGCTGAACGATTATTTTGCCAAAGACTCGAGCCGTGCATACGTTCGTAACGACAATTGCTTCGAATCATTTGGCGCGGATGTTGCCAGCCTGGAGCTACTTGGCGAGAGTAGCCATACCATTGATAAGAAGAATGTGTATTGGCTTCCCTTCTTTACCGAAAACGCTTCCAATCCGATTGCGCTACCCTATGCAGATAAGGCGGAAGTCGAAATCCTGAATCCTTATTTTTTAAGGGTTGCCGACACTATCTACTACGACGGTCAGGCCAGGCCCGATATCGATAACCAGAGCTTTGAAATCATTGATCATTCCTACGCAAAGGATGCAACGCATGTGTACTACAAAGACAACATCGTTGAAAATGCAGATGTCGCCACTTTCAGGCGATTGGAAGGAAGTTACAAATACATCGATAAAAACGGCACCTACCATGAAGGGCGATTGGAAGAAAAATAG
- a CDS encoding fatty acid desaturase family protein has product MSTKTIKFSRKDSAQFFRTLNKRVNDYFKENKIKKTGNWRLHLKAVVMFTLFLAPYFLILTLNIPVWGYLLLSIVMGIGMAGVGMNVMHDGNHGSYSKKEWVNKLMGSSIYILAGNVYNWQVQHNVLHHTYTNIHEHDEDLEAGRILRFSKHSKWQKHHKFQHFYSVFLYGLLTFNWAITTDFLQMYRYTKRKLSYGKFPNPVMNWSTLVVTKILYATIWIVLPLIFTSVAWWQVLIGFFVMHYVAGVILSVVFQLAHVVDEADTPLPDESGTMKNTWAIHQLFTTVNFGTKNRVVNWFTGGLNHQVEHHIFPNISHVHYTKISKIVRETAKEFNLPYNEYKTTRKAIISHFRHLKELGKQPALQM; this is encoded by the coding sequence ATGAGTACGAAAACCATAAAATTTTCCAGAAAGGATTCCGCTCAATTCTTTAGAACATTAAACAAGCGGGTCAACGATTACTTTAAAGAGAACAAAATCAAAAAGACGGGAAATTGGCGTCTGCACTTGAAGGCAGTGGTCATGTTTACCTTGTTCCTAGCCCCTTACTTCTTAATCCTTACACTGAACATTCCAGTTTGGGGTTACCTACTTTTGTCGATCGTTATGGGCATCGGCATGGCAGGCGTGGGCATGAACGTGATGCACGATGGCAACCATGGTTCCTATTCCAAGAAAGAATGGGTGAACAAACTCATGGGGAGCAGTATCTATATTCTCGCTGGAAATGTGTATAACTGGCAGGTACAGCACAATGTGCTTCACCATACCTATACCAACATTCACGAGCACGATGAAGACCTAGAGGCGGGTAGGATTCTCCGGTTCTCCAAACATTCCAAATGGCAAAAGCACCATAAGTTCCAACATTTCTATTCGGTTTTTTTATATGGACTCTTGACCTTCAACTGGGCGATTACCACCGATTTTTTACAGATGTACCGTTACACCAAACGCAAGCTATCCTACGGAAAATTTCCAAACCCGGTAATGAATTGGAGTACCTTGGTCGTTACCAAAATTTTATATGCCACGATTTGGATTGTTTTACCACTCATATTCACCAGTGTGGCTTGGTGGCAGGTTTTGATCGGTTTCTTTGTCATGCATTATGTAGCCGGGGTCATTCTTAGCGTTGTTTTTCAGTTGGCCCATGTGGTAGACGAAGCCGACACCCCGCTCCCGGACGAGAGTGGCACCATGAAAAATACCTGGGCCATCCATCAATTGTTCACCACGGTCAATTTCGGAACAAAAAATAGGGTCGTCAATTGGTTTACGGGCGGTCTCAACCACCAGGTAGAACATCATATATTTCCGAATATCAGCCACGTACATTATACCAAAATTTCGAAAATCGTGAGGGAAACGGCGAAGGAGTTCAATTTGCCCTATAACGAATACAAGACTACGCGCAAAGCCATTATCTCGCACTTCAGACATTTGAAAGAATTGGGCAAACAGCCCGCTTTACAGATGTGA
- the apaG gene encoding Co2+/Mg2+ efflux protein ApaG, whose translation MITQVTKGIKVSVNTNFEGTFFKNYKMHFAFGYTITIENQSRDSVQLTSRHWDIYDALNELETLDGEGVIGKKPVIQPGESHTYTSGCLLASPIGAMKGHYNMVNFSSTEKFRVYIPTFRFSAPFALN comes from the coding sequence ATGATAACACAGGTCACCAAAGGCATAAAAGTTTCGGTCAACACGAATTTTGAAGGCACCTTCTTTAAGAATTACAAGATGCACTTCGCGTTCGGCTACACGATTACCATCGAGAACCAAAGTCGGGACTCGGTACAACTTACTTCGCGCCATTGGGATATCTACGATGCCCTTAACGAATTGGAGACGCTGGACGGCGAAGGCGTTATCGGAAAAAAACCGGTCATTCAGCCGGGGGAATCGCATACCTACACTTCGGGTTGCTTATTGGCCTCTCCTATCGGGGCGATGAAAGGCCACTACAATATGGTCAATTTCAGTTCTACGGAGAAGTTCAGGGTGTATATTCCCACCTTTAGATTTAGTGCGCCCTTTGCACTTAACTAA
- a CDS encoding DUF3667 domain-containing protein has product MQNEPTYSSLEKGRYQLRYRGTECTNCGHPLDMSDRYCPNCSQANSTKKLTLKDFFDEFFSSLVSYDSKLLKTLSALLLKPGKITRDYINGKRVSYTNPFRFLLSLSIIYFLMLNFNLSSGLSKADRYGSDAKGSFFDTDGSLSFGDDLKKLDLENSTEIQQQLDSLKITESIAEKDSSILSDPKKYLNSLDSLSIVTRFGAKRSFFNTLMKADETVDFEALALKYDLPQTRMNAYAYNAANSFLRFTQRPGTFAASLISKLPFLIFFFLPIFALFIWLAYIRKKYNYTDHLVFSFHIQSLLFILLIVSLLIDSIFNIFSGWVFVLIFMVYLYKAMRKFYQQGRFKTIVKYAFFNFIFFILAITSVVILAVGSAYTF; this is encoded by the coding sequence GTGCAAAACGAACCCACATACTCCAGCCTTGAAAAGGGACGCTACCAATTGCGGTACCGTGGCACGGAGTGTACCAATTGCGGCCACCCGTTGGATATGAGCGATCGCTACTGCCCAAATTGTTCCCAGGCGAATAGCACGAAGAAACTTACGCTAAAAGATTTTTTCGACGAGTTTTTTTCCAGCTTGGTCTCGTACGATTCCAAATTGCTCAAAACGCTCTCGGCGCTTTTGCTAAAACCGGGTAAGATAACACGGGATTACATCAACGGAAAGCGCGTATCCTACACCAATCCTTTTCGTTTCCTGTTAAGCTTGTCCATCATCTATTTTTTAATGCTCAACTTTAATTTAAGTTCGGGCCTTTCTAAGGCCGACCGCTATGGAAGTGACGCAAAGGGTAGTTTTTTCGATACAGATGGCTCGTTGTCTTTCGGTGACGATCTTAAAAAATTGGATTTGGAAAACTCGACGGAAATACAGCAACAGTTGGACTCGCTGAAAATCACCGAATCGATAGCGGAAAAAGATTCCAGTATCCTTAGCGACCCCAAGAAGTATTTGAACAGTTTGGACAGTCTTTCGATCGTAACCCGATTCGGGGCCAAAAGAAGCTTTTTCAACACCTTGATGAAAGCCGATGAAACGGTCGATTTTGAGGCGCTGGCCCTAAAATACGATTTACCGCAGACACGCATGAATGCCTACGCCTACAATGCCGCGAACAGTTTTTTACGCTTTACACAAAGGCCCGGAACCTTCGCAGCTAGCCTGATTTCGAAGCTCCCTTTTCTGATCTTTTTCTTTCTGCCGATCTTTGCCTTGTTTATTTGGCTGGCGTATATCAGGAAAAAATACAATTATACCGATCATTTGGTCTTTAGTTTTCACATTCAGAGTCTCTTGTTTATCTTGCTCATAGTAAGCTTGTTGATCGATAGTATTTTTAATATTTTTAGCGGCTGGGTTTTCGTTTTGATCTTTATGGTATACCTCTATAAAGCCATGCGAAAATTTTACCAACAAGGAAGATTTAAAACTATTGTTAAATATGCTTTCTTTAATTTCATTTTCTTTATTTTAGCAATAACCTCGGTCGTCATACTGGCGGTCGGTAGTGCATATACTTTTTAG
- the rsmG gene encoding 16S rRNA (guanine(527)-N(7))-methyltransferase RsmG yields MNVQLIFEYFPGLSDLQKEQFVQMSELYEDWNQKINVVSRKDIDELYLRHVLHSLGIAKVQEFLPNTTVLDVGTGGGFPGIPLAILFPETSFTLVDSIGKKIKVVEEVVSGLRLENVKAVNSRVEAVEQQFDFIVSRAVAAMPTFVHWVKGKIKKESVHQRRNGILYLKGGDLTEELKIYSTAQTFNLTDYFTDDFFETKKVVYLPMKFKG; encoded by the coding sequence ATGAATGTGCAATTGATTTTCGAATACTTTCCGGGGCTCAGCGACCTTCAAAAAGAGCAGTTTGTGCAAATGTCCGAACTCTACGAAGACTGGAACCAAAAGATAAACGTGGTTTCCCGAAAGGATATCGATGAGCTGTATCTACGTCACGTACTGCATTCTTTGGGAATCGCCAAAGTACAGGAATTTCTTCCGAATACGACGGTGCTGGATGTAGGTACCGGAGGCGGGTTTCCGGGTATTCCCTTGGCGATCCTCTTTCCGGAGACGAGCTTCACTTTGGTCGATTCCATCGGAAAAAAAATAAAAGTGGTCGAGGAAGTCGTTTCGGGCCTCCGTTTGGAAAATGTAAAGGCCGTGAACAGTAGAGTGGAAGCGGTAGAGCAGCAATTCGATTTTATTGTAAGTAGGGCCGTGGCCGCCATGCCGACCTTTGTGCATTGGGTGAAAGGGAAAATCAAAAAAGAATCGGTTCACCAAAGGAGAAACGGTATATTGTATCTAAAGGGAGGAGACCTTACGGAAGAATTGAAGATATACAGTACGGCACAAACCTTTAACCTCACTGACTATTTTACCGACGATTTCTTTGAAACGAAGAAAGTGGTATATCTACCCATGAAATTCAAGGGCTAG
- a CDS encoding HigA family addiction module antitoxin, whose translation MEKLSNIHPGEILNLEFLEPLEITAYRLSKDLKIPQTRISEIIKGNRRITADTALRLSKYFGNSAKFWLGIQNDYDIEEEKENKEKELDQIKQYARKNVA comes from the coding sequence ATGGAGAAGTTATCGAACATCCATCCCGGAGAGATCTTGAACCTCGAATTTTTGGAGCCTCTTGAAATTACCGCTTACAGGCTTTCAAAAGACTTAAAGATCCCGCAAACAAGGATTTCGGAAATCATAAAGGGTAATCGCCGGATTACGGCCGACACCGCTTTACGATTGAGCAAATATTTTGGTAATTCCGCAAAATTCTGGCTCGGAATCCAAAATGATTATGACATCGAGGAAGAAAAGGAAAATAAAGAGAAGGAACTCGATCAAATCAAACAGTACGCAAGGAAAAACGTTGCCTAA
- a CDS encoding DinB family protein, with the protein MKLKFLLLSVLALSFYGLQAQDNLAQATIKAVLESNQGQVIQLAEAFSEEQYDWRPMEGVNSVGEALMHIAGANYYLATKMGFAPPEDVDMMALGKVTGKENIISALKQSNAFVLEKIMEVDSDSFSEEVDFGFATMNKLGGLLAMMEHNGEHKGQLIAYARSNGVVPPWSM; encoded by the coding sequence ATGAAACTGAAATTTTTATTATTGTCGGTTTTGGCGCTATCGTTTTACGGGCTTCAGGCCCAGGACAATCTCGCACAAGCAACTATCAAAGCCGTTCTGGAAAGTAACCAAGGGCAGGTCATACAACTGGCCGAAGCCTTTTCGGAAGAACAGTACGATTGGAGACCTATGGAAGGGGTCAATTCGGTTGGTGAAGCCCTTATGCACATTGCAGGCGCCAATTATTACCTCGCTACAAAAATGGGCTTTGCGCCCCCGGAGGATGTAGATATGATGGCACTGGGAAAAGTGACCGGAAAAGAGAACATCATCTCGGCGCTCAAACAATCGAACGCCTTTGTTCTTGAGAAGATAATGGAGGTAGACAGCGACTCGTTCTCCGAGGAAGTAGACTTCGGCTTTGCAACAATGAACAAGCTAGGTGGACTTTTGGCCATGATGGAACATAATGGCGAGCATAAAGGACAGCTCATCGCCTACGCCAGGTCGAATGGTGTCGTGCCGCCGTGGAGCATGTAA
- the pruA gene encoding L-glutamate gamma-semialdehyde dehydrogenase, translating to MGKGFFQVPTAYNEPIKSYAPGTPEREAVLKQYKTYYNGIVEVPMYIGKKKVKSGKTKPMSPPHDHKHKVGTYHIANKSHVTEAIDTALKARDAWADLNWEQRAAIFLKAAELIAGPYRAKINAATMIAQSKTIHQAEIDAACEFIDFLRFNVEYMTQIYEEQPDSAEGIWNRVEYRPLEGFIYAITPFNFTAIAGNLPASAAMMGNVVVWKPSDSQIFSAKVIVDVFKEAGLPDGVINVIYGDPVMITKTILDSPDFAGIHFTGSTNVFKDLWMQIGNNIHTYKTYPRIVGETGGKDFIVAHASANPKQVATAIVRGAFEFQGQKCSAASRMYLPKSKANKILELVKKDVESFNPPGSPEDMSNFITAVIHEGSFDKLAKYIDQAKKDKKAKILVGGNYDKSKGYFIEPTVIVTTDPKYTTMETELFGPVATVYVYDDKDWAKTLKLVDETSEYALTGAVLSADRYAIEEATKALQNCAGNFYINDKPTGAVVGQQPFGGARASGTNDKAGSAQNLLRWVSPRLIKETFVTPVDYRYPFLG from the coding sequence ATGGGAAAAGGTTTTTTTCAAGTACCGACTGCATATAACGAACCGATAAAAAGTTACGCGCCCGGCACTCCGGAACGCGAGGCGGTTTTGAAGCAATACAAAACCTACTACAACGGTATCGTTGAAGTGCCGATGTACATTGGCAAGAAAAAAGTCAAATCCGGAAAGACAAAACCGATGTCCCCTCCGCACGACCACAAACACAAGGTGGGCACCTACCATATCGCCAATAAGTCTCATGTGACCGAGGCTATCGATACCGCTCTAAAAGCGCGGGATGCATGGGCCGACCTTAATTGGGAGCAGCGTGCGGCGATTTTCCTAAAAGCGGCGGAATTGATCGCAGGACCCTACCGTGCGAAAATCAATGCCGCAACGATGATAGCGCAGTCTAAAACGATACACCAAGCAGAAATAGACGCTGCCTGTGAGTTTATCGATTTTCTACGTTTCAACGTAGAATACATGACGCAGATTTATGAAGAGCAGCCCGATTCGGCAGAAGGTATTTGGAACAGGGTCGAATACCGGCCCTTGGAAGGCTTTATCTATGCGATTACCCCCTTTAACTTTACCGCCATTGCCGGTAACCTTCCGGCTAGTGCAGCTATGATGGGGAATGTTGTGGTTTGGAAGCCCAGTGACAGCCAGATCTTTTCGGCCAAGGTTATCGTTGACGTATTTAAGGAAGCTGGACTTCCAGACGGCGTGATCAATGTAATCTATGGTGACCCGGTTATGATCACCAAGACGATTTTGGACAGTCCGGATTTTGCCGGCATCCATTTTACAGGTTCCACGAATGTTTTCAAGGATTTATGGATGCAAATCGGCAACAACATCCATACATACAAAACCTACCCTAGGATCGTTGGGGAAACCGGAGGTAAGGATTTTATCGTCGCGCATGCTTCGGCCAATCCCAAACAAGTGGCCACTGCTATCGTTCGTGGCGCCTTTGAATTTCAAGGACAAAAATGTAGTGCTGCCTCTAGGATGTATCTTCCTAAATCGAAGGCGAACAAGATTTTGGAGCTGGTCAAGAAAGATGTGGAGTCGTTTAACCCTCCAGGGTCACCCGAAGATATGTCGAACTTTATTACGGCCGTAATTCATGAAGGTTCTTTCGATAAATTGGCGAAGTATATCGATCAGGCCAAAAAGGATAAAAAAGCCAAGATTCTCGTTGGTGGCAATTACGACAAATCGAAGGGCTATTTTATAGAGCCGACCGTCATCGTTACCACGGACCCAAAGTACACAACCATGGAAACGGAATTGTTCGGGCCTGTGGCTACTGTTTACGTATATGACGACAAGGATTGGGCCAAGACCTTGAAATTGGTCGATGAAACCTCGGAATACGCACTTACTGGAGCCGTTCTTTCAGCGGACCGATACGCCATTGAAGAAGCCACAAAGGCGCTACAGAATTGTGCCGGGAACTTTTATATTAACGACAAACCCACGGGAGCGGTCGTTGGTCAACAACCTTTTGGAGGCGCTAGGGCATCCGGAACGAATGACAAAGCCGGTTCTGCACAGAATTTATTGCGTTGGGTTTCCCCAAGGTTGATCAAAGAAACCTTTGTTACCCCGGTAGACTATAGGTACCCGTTTTTAGGATAG
- a CDS encoding pyridoxal phosphate-dependent aminotransferase has translation MIDQLSDRINNVTPSATLEMAAKARELRAAGKDIIGLSLGEPDFNTPDYIKDAAIQAVNDNYNSYTPVDGYVALKDAIITKFKRDNGLDYERSQLVVSTGAKQALYNVAQILLNAGDEVLLPCPYWVSYSDIVKLAGGVPVEVKTSLESDFKMTPAQLEAAITPKTKMLWYSSPCNPSGSIYSAQELRALADVLQKHPQIIVVSDEIYEHINYGVTEHASMAAFADMYERTVTVNGVAKAFAMTGWRIGYIGAPTYIARACNKLQGQVTSGANCIAQRAVITALTESPERVQYMVDKFKERRKLILGLLNAIDGFKCNEPEGAFYVYPDVTAYFGRTLNGVTINNASDFAMYLLEHANVATVTGDAFGNGNCIRISYAASEADIKEAIARIKQALAS, from the coding sequence ATGATCGACCAACTTTCAGACCGCATCAATAACGTTACCCCATCCGCTACTTTAGAAATGGCGGCGAAGGCCCGAGAGTTGAGGGCCGCCGGTAAAGATATCATCGGACTTAGTCTCGGGGAACCCGATTTCAATACTCCAGATTATATTAAGGATGCCGCCATACAGGCCGTAAACGACAATTACAATTCCTATACCCCGGTAGATGGGTACGTAGCATTGAAAGATGCCATTATCACTAAATTCAAGCGGGACAATGGCCTGGATTACGAGCGTTCGCAATTGGTGGTTTCCACCGGCGCCAAACAGGCACTGTACAACGTGGCCCAAATACTGCTCAATGCCGGTGACGAAGTACTACTACCCTGCCCCTATTGGGTCAGTTATAGCGACATTGTAAAACTGGCTGGCGGTGTGCCGGTAGAGGTAAAGACCAGCTTGGAAAGCGATTTCAAGATGACCCCCGCGCAATTGGAGGCCGCCATTACACCAAAAACCAAAATGCTATGGTACTCCTCACCCTGCAACCCTAGCGGTTCTATTTACAGCGCGCAGGAGCTGCGGGCCCTTGCCGATGTATTGCAAAAACACCCGCAAATCATCGTGGTCAGTGACGAAATCTATGAGCATATCAATTATGGTGTCACGGAACATGCCTCGATGGCCGCCTTTGCGGATATGTACGAGCGTACCGTTACCGTAAACGGGGTAGCCAAGGCTTTTGCCATGACCGGCTGGCGCATCGGCTATATCGGAGCGCCGACCTATATCGCACGTGCCTGCAACAAACTGCAGGGGCAAGTGACGAGCGGCGCCAATTGTATTGCACAACGCGCCGTAATAACCGCCTTGACCGAATCGCCGGAACGGGTGCAGTACATGGTGGATAAATTTAAGGAGCGCCGCAAACTGATTTTGGGATTGCTCAACGCCATCGACGGTTTTAAATGTAATGAACCGGAAGGCGCTTTTTACGTGTACCCGGATGTGACCGCTTACTTCGGGAGGACGTTGAACGGCGTAACGATCAACAACGCCTCCGACTTTGCGATGTACTTGCTGGAACACGCCAATGTAGCCACGGTAACCGGGGATGCGTTCGGCAACGGCAACTGCATTCGTATTTCGTACGCCGCTTCGGAAGCGGACATCAAAGAGGCGATTGCGCGAATTAAACAAGCCCTTGCTTCGTAG